The proteins below come from a single Podarcis muralis chromosome 8, rPodMur119.hap1.1, whole genome shotgun sequence genomic window:
- the SOCS6 gene encoding suppressor of cytokine signaling 6, with translation MKKISLKTIRKSFNLNKSKDESDFVVVAQPSLNDFGKDDSLFGSCYGKDLPSCDINSEDEKGGKNRSKSESLMGTLKRRLSAKQKQKGGKGSTPSVSSADDDTFSSSSAPITFKDVRAQRPLRSTSLRNHHYSPTPWPLRPTNSEETCIKMEVKVKALVHSSNPSPALNGVRKDFHDLQSDSVFQEQNNALKSTESQNGDLHLHIDEHVPVVIGLMPQDYIQYTVPLDEGMYPLEGSRSYCLDSSSPMEVSTVSSQMGGSAFHEEEGPVSQDVVVTPDIFVDQAVSGLLIGTTGVMLQSSRVNHSDVPPLSPLLPPIQSNQIQRNFNGLNATDVHVAESMRCHLNFDPNSAPGVGRVYDSVQNSGPMVVTSLTEELKKLAKQGWYWGPITRWEAEGKLANVPDGSFLVRDSSDDRYLLSLSFRSHGKTLHTRIEHSNGRFSFYEQPDVEGHTSIVDLIEHSIRDSENGAFCYSRSRLPGSTTYPVRLTNPVSRFMQVRSLQYLCRFVIRQYTRIDLIQKLPLPNKMKDYLQEKHY, from the coding sequence ATGAAGAAAATTAGTCTCAAAACCATTCGTAAGTCTTTTAATTTAAATAAGAGCAAAGATGAAAGTGACTTCGTTGTAGTTGCACAGCCATCGTTAAATGATTTTGGAAAAGATGACTCCTTGTTTGGTAGCTGCTATGGTAAAGATTTGCCGAGTTGTGACATCAACAGTGAAGATGAGAAAGGTGGAAAAAACAGATCGAAGAGTGAAAGCTTAATGGGTACGTTAAAAAGGCGGCtttcagcaaaacaaaagcagaaaggcGGCAAAGGTAGCACGCCATCTGTTAGCTCTGCTGATGACGacaccttctcttcttcttctgctccaaTAACCTTCAAAGATGTGAGAGCTCAGAGACCTCTTAGATCTACATCCCTCCGAAATCACCATTATAGCCCAACTCCGTGGCCGCTTCGTCCAACAAACTCAGAAGAAACATGTataaaaatggaagtgaaagtAAAGGCCTTGGTCCACTCCTCAAATCCAAGCCCTGCACTGAATGGTGTTCGCAAAGATTTCCATGACTTGCAGTCCGACAGTGTGTTCCAGGAACAAAACAATGCATTGAAAAGTACAGAATCTCAGAATGGAGATTTGCATCTCCATATTGATGAACATGTGCCTGTAGTTATTGGACTTATGCCTCAGGACTACATTCAGTATACTGTGCCTTTAGATGAGGGAATGTATCCTTTGGAAGGATCACGTAGTTACTGTTTGGATAGTTCCTCACCCATGGAGGTTTCGACGGTTTCTTCTCAAATGGGTGGCAGTGCATTTCACGAAGAAGAGGGTCCAGTGAGTCAAGATGTAGTAGTTACCCCAGATATCTTTGTTGACCAGGCAGTGAGTGGTTTATTAATTGGTACCACAGGAGTCATGTTGCAAAGCTCTAGAGTCAATCACAGTGATGTTCCTCCGCTCTCTCCGTTGCTACCTCCAATACAGAGTAATCAAATCCAAAGGAACTTTAATGGCCTAAACGCCACAGATGTCCATGTGGCTGAAAGTATGCGTTGCCATTTGAATTTTGATCCCAACTCTGCACCTGGAGTTGGAAGAGTTTATGATTCTGTACAAAACAGTGGCCCTATGGTTGTGACCAGCCTCACAGAAGAACTgaaaaaacttgcaaagcaagggTGGTACTGGGGCCCAATTACACGATGGGAAGCCGAAGGAAAATTGGCCAATGTTCCTGATGGCTCGTTTCTTGTGCGAGATAGCTCTGATGACCGCTATCTTTTAAGTTTGAGTTTCCGTTCCCATGGGAAAACTCTTCATACAAGAATTGAGCATTCAAATGGCAGATTTAGCTTTTATGAACAACCAGATGTGGAGGGACATACGTCTATAGTTGATCTCATTGAACACTCCATCAGGGACTCTGAAAATGGAGCATTTTGCTATTCAAGGTCTCGATTGCCTGGATCTACAACTTACCCAGTCAGACTGACCAATCCGGTATCTCGTTTTATGCAGGTGCGCTCGTTGCAGTATCTGTGTCGCTTTGTTATACGCCAGTATACCAGAATAGATCTGATTCAGAAACTGCCTTTGCCAAACAAAATGAAGGATTATTTACAAGAAAAGCACTACTGA